ACTGCGTGCACGACTACACGGTCGACTTCATGGGCACGAGCTCGAAGAACTACGCGTTCCTCCTCGGCGGCGAGCCGACGCTCACCTCGGACGTCCAGAACCTCGTGGTCTGCGAGTACCGCTGACGGGCGCGCAGGCTGCTGTCGGCGGTCGCGGCTAGGGTTCCCGACATGCCCACGAGCGACGAGACCTGGACCCTGGCCGACCACGACGTACCCGTCTACCGCAGTGGGGACGGCGAGCACGCGCTCATCGTCATCCACGAGGTGTGGGGAGTGGACGGGCACATCCGCTCGGTCGCCGACCGCTACGGGGCCGAGGGGTTCCGCGTCGTCGCGCCCGAGCTGCTGGCCGAGAGCGGGCTGCTCGAGCAGCTCGACACCGAGCAGCGCGCCGACTACGACCACCCGGTGCGGCGGCTGCCCCGCCAGGTCGAGCTGCGCACGTTCTTCGCGCCGGTCTTCACCCCCGCGCACGCGAAGCGCTCGGTGGCGATCCTGCAGGCGCTCGTGAGCCGGCTGCTGAGCGAGGAGGGCGTGCTCAGCGTCTCGGTCACCGGGTTCTGCTACGGCGGCACCTTCAGCTACGCGCTGGCGCTGGCCGAGCCGCGCCTCGCCTCCGCGGTGCCGTTCTACGGTCACTGCACCGCCTCCGACGAGGAGCTGGCGGCGCTCGAGGTGGCGGTGCTGGCCTTCTACGGCGACCAGGACGCTCCGCTGATGGAGCAGGTGCCGCGGATCCGCGAGGCCACCGCCGGCAAGGACGTCGAGCTCGTCGTCTACCCGGGTGCGGGGCACGCGTTCTTCAACGACTCCAACGCCGGCACGTACGACGAGGCGGCGGCGACGGACGCCTGGCCGCGCGCGCTCGCGTTCCTCCGGGCCCACGCGATCTGACGCGCTCGATCCGTCGCCACTCGCTGGTCGAGTAGCCCGGCAGGGGCGTATCGAGACCGACCGGCGTCAACAGAGGCTTCTGAAGTCCCTCTCTCCTGACGCCGGTGGATCTCGACACGCCGCGCTTCGCGGGCTACTCGATCAGCAGGCTGGTGAGCGGAGCCGTCGTCAGGCGACGTCCTTCACGTGGCCGCCCTTGATGTGCAGGCGGCGCTGGGCGCGGCGAGCGACGGCGGAGTCGTGGGTCACGATCACCAGGGTCAGGCCGAGGTCCTTCCAGAGCGTCTCGAGCAGCGTCATGATGTCATCGCGCGTGTCCTCGTCGAGGGCGCCGGTCGGCTCGTCGGCCAGCAGCACCTTCGGGTTCTTCACCAGAGCGCGAGCGATGGCGACGCGCTGCTGCTGACCGCCCGAGAGCTCGGCGGGCAGGTGGTCGAGGCGGTCGGCCAGCCCGACGGAGGCGAGGGCCTCCCTCGCCCGCGAGGCCCGCTCGGCCGCGGGGACGCGCTGCGGCGCGAGCGCCGTCTCGACGTTCTCGAGCGCGGTGAGCGTCGGGATCAGGTTGAAGCTCTGGAAGACGATGCCCACCTCCTTCGCCCTGACCGCCGCGAGGCGCCCGTCGCCGGCCGAGGAGATCTCGTCCTCGCCGAGCACGACGGTGCCCGAGGTCGGCCGGTCGAGCGCGCCGAGCATCTGCAGCAGCGTCGACTTGCCGCCGCCCGTGGGCCCCTGGATGGCGACCATCTGGCCGTCCGGGATCGAGAGCGTGACGTTCTTCAGCGCCGTCACCGTGGTCTTGGCTCCGTCGTAGCTCTTGCTGACGTTCGTGAGGGTGTACATGTCGGTGTCCTTCGGTCGGGGGTGGGCCGGCTCAGCCGACGGAGCGGAGGGCGGCGGCGGGGCGGAGCCGGGCGG
The genomic region above belongs to Rathayibacter sp. VKM Ac-2759 and contains:
- a CDS encoding dienelactone hydrolase family protein, with product MPTSDETWTLADHDVPVYRSGDGEHALIVIHEVWGVDGHIRSVADRYGAEGFRVVAPELLAESGLLEQLDTEQRADYDHPVRRLPRQVELRTFFAPVFTPAHAKRSVAILQALVSRLLSEEGVLSVSVTGFCYGGTFSYALALAEPRLASAVPFYGHCTASDEELAALEVAVLAFYGDQDAPLMEQVPRIREATAGKDVELVVYPGAGHAFFNDSNAGTYDEAAATDAWPRALAFLRAHAI
- a CDS encoding ABC transporter ATP-binding protein — encoded protein: MYTLTNVSKSYDGAKTTVTALKNVTLSIPDGQMVAIQGPTGGGKSTLLQMLGALDRPTSGTVVLGEDEISSAGDGRLAAVRAKEVGIVFQSFNLIPTLTALENVETALAPQRVPAAERASRAREALASVGLADRLDHLPAELSGGQQQRVAIARALVKNPKVLLADEPTGALDEDTRDDIMTLLETLWKDLGLTLVIVTHDSAVARRAQRRLHIKGGHVKDVA